The Cucurbita pepo subsp. pepo cultivar mu-cu-16 chromosome LG08, ASM280686v2, whole genome shotgun sequence genome contains a region encoding:
- the LOC111801067 gene encoding protein P21-like — MIAISRTSSSPNPSGAMSCVRNKHLLLSILLLDFTFANQFLQAQTLIGPNFDEALLPFGSHAITGTLSTRCNRHEFDGSIPFTLRNNCPFTVWAAAIPGGGRQLQTNEAWVIDVPSGTTGGRIWGRTNCSFDKSGRGNCQTGDCGGVLQCVTLGSPPNTLAEFALDQFNDLDFFDVSLVDGFNIPMEFTPTSNGCSRGIRCAADINGQCPKVLKVAGGCNNPCTVFKTDEYCCSNSSTSCKPTNYSKFFKGQCPDAYSYPMDDATSTFTCPGAGATNYAVVFCPS; from the coding sequence ATGATTGCAATTTCCAGAACGTCTTCTTCCCCAAATCCCAGCGGTGCGATGTCGTGTGTGCGCAACAAACATCTCCTTTTATCGATTCTCCTCCTCGATTTCACTTTCGCCAATCAATTCCTCCAAGCTCAAACCCTAATCGGCCCTAATTTTGACGAAGCGCTTCTGCCCTTCGGCTCACACGCAATCACCGGCACTCTATCCACCCGCTGCAATCGCCACGAATTCGACGGTTCTATCCCTTTCACTTTGCGTAACAACTGCCCCTTCACAGTTTGGGCCGCCGCCATACCAGGCGGTGGCCGACAGCTCCAAACCAACGAGGCTTGGGTTATCGACGTACCCTCCGGCACGACAGGAGGACGCATTTGGGGCAGAACAAACTGTTCCTTCGACAAATCTGGCCGTGGAAATTGCCAGACCGGAGATTGCGGCGGCGTTCTTCAGTGCGTAACCCTCGGCTCGCCCCCCAATACTCTTGCTGAGTTTGCACTTGACCAATTTAACGATCTGGATTTCTTCGACGTCTCTCTCGTCGACGGGTTTAATATCCCGATGGAATTCACACCGACGTCTAACGGATGCAGCAGGGGCATCCGTTGCGCCGCCGATATCAACGGGCAGTGCCCTAAGGTGCTGAAGGTGGCCGGCGGCTGTAACAATCCGTGCACAGTGTTCAAGACCGATGAGTATTGTTGCAGTAATTCTTCCACGAGCTGTAAGCCCACAAATTATTCGAAGTTTTTCAAGGGTCAGTGTCCGGATGCTTACAGCTACCCCATGGATGATGCAACCAGCACATTTACTTGTCCTGGTGCTGGCGCGACTAACTACGCCGTCGTGTTCTGCCCCTCCTAG
- the LOC111801068 gene encoding protein P21-like: protein MLFLLYNHLVFPFLLISHQLIEAQTLIDPDFDQALLPFGSQAGRGSFLGRCIENDDGATFTVRNNCSFTVWAAAIPSGGQRLHSGEAWNLKLPFGAVGRIWGRTNCSFDSSGRGNCKTGDCGGVLQCQSSGAPPNTLVDFALNQYNNQDFFSVSLVEGFNIPIEFKPTSNECSQSVRCAADINKQCPTELRAAGGCNNPCTVFGTSEYCCGNSSRSCEATAFSKFFKERCPDAFSYPHDDTATKFTCLGKTNYDVVFCP from the coding sequence ATGTTGTTTCTCCTCTACAACCatcttgtttttccttttcttctcatcAGCCATCAGTTGATTGAAGCTCAAACCCTAATCGACCCTGATTTTGACCAAGCCCTTTTGCCCTTCGGCTCACAGGCAGGCAGAGGAAGTTTCTTGGGCCGCTGCATTGAGAATGACGACGGCGCCACTTTCACTGTGCGGAACAACTGCTCCTTCACAGTCTGGGCCGCCGCCATACCAAGCGGTGGCCAACGGCTCCACAGCGGAGAGGCTTGGAACTTGAAATTACCATTCGGAGCGGTGGGACGCATTTGGGGCAGAACCAATTGTTCCTTCGATAGCTCAGGGCGTGGAAATTGCAAAACCGGCGACTGCGGCGGCGTTCTCCAATGCCAAAGCTCCGGCGCACCGCCCAATACTCTCGTTGATTTTGCACTAAACCAATACAACAATCAGGATTTCTTCAGCGTCTCCCTCGTCGAAGGGTTCAATATTCCAATCGAATTTAAGCCGACGTCTAACGAATGCAGCCAGAGCGTTCGTTGCGCTGCCGACATCAACAAGCAATGCCCGACAGAGCTGAGGGCGGCCGGCGGCTGCAACAATCCCTGCACCGTATTCGGAACCAGTGAATATTGTTGCGGTAACTCTTCAAGGAGTTGTGAGGCCACAGCGTTTTCGAAGTTTTTCAAGGAGAGGTGTCCAGATGCTTTTAGTTACCCCCACGACGATACGGCTACAAAATTTACGTGTCTTGGCAAGACTAATTACGACGTCGTATTCTGCCCATGA
- the LOC111801156 gene encoding expansin-A7 encodes MASYFPRPSFVAIVVVFVLPLMMPGITTRPVLAIFRPSPWKIAHATFYGDETASETMGGACGYGNLFTNGYGIDTVALSSTLFNNGYACGTCFQIKCMQSKACYANVAFTTVTATNLCPPNWSKPSDNGGWCNPPRVHFDMSKPAFMKIANWKAGIVPVAYRRVPCIKKDGIRFTLQGNGYWLLAYVMNVGGGGDVSGMWVKGSKTGWIRMSHNWGASYQAFSALVGQSLSFIVTSYTTKETITAWNVAPSNWKFGATYKANVNFR; translated from the exons ATGGCTTCCTACTTCCCTCGTCCGAGCTTTGTCGCCATCGTCGTCGTTTTCGTTTTGCCGCTTATGATGCCCGGGATCACAACTAGACCGGTGCTCGCCATCTTTCGACCGAGCCCTTGGAAGATTGCTCATGCCACCTTTTATGGCGACGAGACAGCATCTGAAACAATGG GAGGAGCTTGTggatatggaaacctcttcacGAACGGCTATGGCATCGACACGGTGGCTTTAAGCTCAACGCTTTTCAACAATGGCTACGCTTGTGGAACTTGCTTTCAAATCAAATGCATGCAATCCAAAGCTTGTTACGCTAACGTTGCGTTCACAACGGTGACGGCCACCAATCTCTGTCCCCCTAATTGGTCTAAACCATCCGACAACGGTGGCTGGTGCAACCCTCCCAGGGTTCACTTTGACATGTCGAAACCCGCTTTTATGAAGATCGCCAACTGGAAGGCCGGGATCGTCCCCGTTGCGTACCGTCGTGTTCCATGCATAAAAAAAGATGGCATTCGGTTCACACTCCAAGGAAATGGGTACTGGCTTTTGGCGTACGTGATGAATGTCGGGGGCGGAGGTGACGTGTCCGGGATGTGGGTGAAAGGAAGCAAGACAGGGTGGATTAGAATGAGCCATAATTGGGGAGCTTCATATCAAGCATTTTCCGCGTTGGTTGGACAATCCCTGTCTTTTATAGTCACCTCGTACACCACCAAAGAGACCATCACGGCTTGGAATGTTGCTCCTTCTAATTGGAAGTTTGGTGCGACCTACAAAGCTAACGTCAACTTCCGTTGA